A part of Micromonospora chersina genomic DNA contains:
- a CDS encoding amino acid ABC transporter permease: MSTSAVLYDHPGPRARVRNAVLSVVFGVGLAALLWWVYAKFDQAGQWEGNLWKPFAEAPTWTQFIWPGLRQTLFAAATGMVLSLAFGILFAVGRLSDHWWVRVPAGVVVEFFRAVPLLLMIFFIFYGVPFLIQGPVPAFWAVVIGLTLYNGSVLAEAFRAGIRSIPGGQSEAAYAVGMRKNQVMRLILVPQAARAMLPVIVSQLVVLLKDTALGYIVAFPELLQRGVNDLSANRGNVVAAAIVVAAIYIVINSLLTTLANWLDRRTRRRGFRVPKQTAAPDSTPAGGATVAEPQG, translated from the coding sequence ATGAGCACGAGCGCCGTTCTCTACGACCACCCGGGGCCGCGGGCACGCGTGCGCAACGCGGTGCTCAGCGTCGTCTTCGGCGTCGGCCTGGCCGCCCTGCTCTGGTGGGTCTACGCCAAGTTCGACCAGGCCGGGCAGTGGGAGGGCAACCTCTGGAAGCCCTTCGCCGAGGCGCCCACCTGGACCCAGTTCATCTGGCCGGGCCTGCGGCAGACCCTGTTCGCCGCCGCCACCGGCATGGTGCTGTCGCTCGCCTTCGGCATCCTGTTCGCGGTCGGCCGGCTCTCCGACCACTGGTGGGTCCGGGTCCCGGCCGGCGTCGTGGTGGAGTTCTTCCGCGCCGTCCCGCTGCTCCTCATGATCTTCTTCATCTTCTACGGCGTGCCGTTCCTGATCCAGGGGCCGGTCCCGGCGTTCTGGGCGGTCGTCATCGGCCTGACCCTCTACAACGGGTCGGTGCTCGCCGAGGCGTTCCGCGCCGGCATCCGCTCCATCCCCGGCGGGCAGTCCGAGGCCGCGTACGCCGTGGGCATGCGGAAGAACCAGGTGATGCGGCTGATCCTCGTGCCGCAGGCCGCCCGGGCCATGCTGCCGGTGATCGTCAGCCAGCTGGTCGTGCTGCTCAAGGACACCGCGCTCGGCTACATCGTGGCCTTCCCCGAGCTGCTCCAGCGGGGCGTCAACGACCTCTCGGCCAACCGGGGCAACGTGGTCGCCGCCGCCATCGTGGTGGCCGCCATCTACATCGTGATCAACTCGCTGCTCACCACGCTGGCGAACTGGCTGGACCGGCGTACCCGGCGGCGGGGCTTCCGGGTCCCGAAGCAGACCGCGGCGCCGGATTCGACCCCGGCCGGCGGCGCCACGGTGGCCGAGCCGCAGGGCTGA
- a CDS encoding 3-keto-5-aminohexanoate cleavage protein, giving the protein MGVLKGCLNGGRLRAEHSAVPLTPGQLAADAVRCAEVGVAAVHVHPRDERGAESLDPAVIAAAVTAIRAARPGLPVGVSTGAWIAPEPADRVAAVRAWTVLPDFASVNAHEPGAAAVAAALHERGVMVEAGLWTVAAVDAWRRWPVPTGRVLVECLAEPVDVALADAAAILAALPTDPPPVLLHGEGPATWPVLAEAVRRGLDTRIGLEDTLVLPDGSVAPDNPALVSAARALGAR; this is encoded by the coding sequence GTGGGCGTGTTGAAGGGCTGTTTGAACGGGGGGCGGCTCAGGGCCGAGCATTCTGCCGTGCCCCTGACGCCCGGCCAGTTGGCTGCCGACGCCGTTCGGTGTGCGGAGGTGGGGGTGGCGGCGGTGCACGTGCACCCGCGTGATGAGCGTGGCGCCGAGTCCCTCGACCCCGCCGTGATCGCCGCGGCCGTCACCGCGATCCGGGCCGCCCGGCCCGGCCTCCCCGTCGGGGTGAGCACCGGCGCCTGGATCGCCCCCGAGCCCGCCGACCGGGTGGCCGCCGTACGCGCCTGGACGGTGCTGCCCGACTTCGCCTCGGTCAACGCCCACGAGCCCGGCGCGGCGGCCGTCGCGGCGGCCCTGCACGAGCGGGGTGTCATGGTCGAGGCCGGCCTCTGGACGGTGGCGGCGGTCGACGCCTGGCGCCGCTGGCCGGTGCCGACCGGGCGGGTTCTCGTCGAGTGCCTGGCCGAACCTGTCGACGTTGCTCTCGCCGACGCCGCCGCCATCCTCGCCGCGCTACCCACCGATCCCCCGCCGGTGCTGCTGCACGGGGAGGGCCCGGCGACGTGGCCGGTGCTCGCCGAGGCGGTCCGCCGGGGCCTGGACACCCGGATCGGCCTGGAGGACACCCTCGTGCTGCCGGACGGCAGCGTCGCCCCGGACAACCCCGCGCTGGTGAGCGCCGCCCGCGCCCTCGGCGCCCGCTGA
- a CDS encoding glutamate ABC transporter substrate-binding protein produces the protein MRMKRVAAVAAAATLALGMSACGGDGDGGSGSSGAKGIIGKAQSQKKLVIGVKADQPGLGIQTGSQYEGFDIEIAKIVAKGLGVDANNIEWKTTVSANREPFIQQGTVDLVVATYTINDERKKKVNFAGPYFIAGQDLLVKADSTIAGPEGLDGKKVCSVTGSTPAKRIQTEHPKAQLQQFDAYSKCITALEGGQVDAVTTDDIILAGYAAQSQYAGKFKVVGKTFSTEPYGIGLKKDDKDGCEKVNEILKAAASDGSYKAAWDATLGKSGKAAPELDTTKLTNCGSV, from the coding sequence ATGCGTATGAAGCGCGTGGCGGCGGTCGCCGCGGCGGCGACCTTGGCGCTCGGCATGAGCGCCTGCGGCGGCGACGGGGACGGCGGCTCCGGCAGCAGCGGCGCCAAGGGCATCATCGGCAAGGCCCAGAGCCAGAAGAAGCTGGTCATCGGCGTGAAGGCCGACCAGCCGGGCCTCGGCATCCAGACCGGCAGCCAGTACGAGGGCTTCGACATCGAGATCGCCAAGATCGTGGCCAAGGGCCTCGGCGTGGACGCGAACAACATCGAGTGGAAGACCACCGTCTCGGCCAACCGCGAGCCCTTCATCCAGCAGGGCACCGTCGACCTGGTGGTGGCCACCTACACCATCAACGACGAGCGCAAGAAGAAGGTCAACTTCGCGGGGCCGTACTTCATCGCCGGCCAGGACCTGCTGGTGAAGGCGGACTCCACCATCGCCGGGCCCGAGGGTCTCGACGGGAAGAAGGTCTGCTCCGTGACCGGCTCGACCCCGGCCAAGCGGATCCAGACCGAGCACCCGAAGGCCCAGCTCCAGCAGTTCGACGCGTACTCGAAGTGCATCACCGCCCTGGAGGGCGGCCAGGTCGACGCGGTGACCACCGACGACATCATCCTCGCCGGCTACGCCGCGCAGTCCCAGTACGCCGGCAAGTTCAAGGTGGTCGGCAAGACCTTCTCCACCGAGCCCTACGGCATCGGCCTGAAGAAGGACGACAAGGACGGCTGCGAGAAGGTCAACGAGATCCTCAAGGCCGCCGCCTCGGACGGCTCCTACAAGGCCGCCTGGGACGCCACCCTGGGCAAGAGCGGCAAGGCCGCGCCCGAGCTGGACACCACCAAGCTGACCAACTGCGGCAGCGTCTGA
- a CDS encoding DUF3046 domain-containing protein gives MRLTDFWARLEEAFGPGYAASIASDQVLSQLGGRTIEQALAGGEETHVVWRAVVAAYPDRVPARLR, from the coding sequence GTGCGGCTGACCGACTTCTGGGCACGGCTGGAGGAGGCGTTCGGGCCGGGCTACGCGGCCAGCATCGCCAGCGACCAGGTGCTGTCCCAGCTCGGCGGGCGGACCATCGAGCAGGCCCTCGCGGGGGGTGAGGAGACGCACGTGGTGTGGCGCGCGGTGGTGGCCGCGTATCCCGACCGGGTGCCCGCACGGCTACGGTGA
- a CDS encoding amino acid ABC transporter ATP-binding protein, with the protein MDDVTTGEPLIVLDGVNKWFGPLHVLDDVSLSVGRGEVVVVIGPSGSGKSTLCRTINRLEPINSGTITFDGTPLPAEGKALARLRSEVGMVFQSFNLFAHKTILENVTLGPVKVRGEKPAAARERGLALLDRVGIANQADKYPAQLSGGQQQRAAIARALAMQPKAMLFDEPTSALDPEMVGEVLDVMTSLARDGMTMVVVTHEMGFARHAANRVIFMADGRLVEDAPPAEFFANPRSERAKDFLSKILTH; encoded by the coding sequence GTGGACGACGTGACGACGGGCGAACCGCTGATCGTGCTGGACGGGGTGAACAAGTGGTTCGGCCCCCTGCACGTGCTGGACGACGTCTCGCTCTCCGTCGGCAGGGGCGAGGTGGTCGTGGTCATCGGCCCGTCCGGCTCCGGCAAGTCGACGCTGTGCCGCACGATCAACCGGCTGGAGCCGATCAACTCGGGCACCATCACCTTCGACGGCACCCCGCTGCCGGCCGAGGGGAAGGCGCTGGCCAGGCTGCGCAGCGAGGTCGGCATGGTGTTCCAGTCGTTCAACCTCTTCGCGCACAAGACGATCCTGGAGAACGTCACCCTCGGCCCGGTCAAGGTACGCGGGGAGAAGCCGGCCGCCGCCCGTGAGCGCGGCCTGGCCCTGCTCGACCGGGTCGGCATCGCCAACCAGGCGGACAAGTACCCGGCACAGCTCTCCGGCGGCCAGCAGCAGCGGGCGGCGATCGCGCGCGCGCTGGCCATGCAGCCCAAGGCGATGCTCTTCGACGAGCCCACCAGCGCGCTCGACCCGGAGATGGTCGGCGAGGTGCTGGACGTGATGACCTCCCTCGCGCGGGACGGCATGACAATGGTCGTGGTCACCCACGAGATGGGCTTCGCCCGGCACGCGGCCAACCGAGTGATCTTCATGGCCGACGGCCGGCTCGTCGAGGACGCGCCCCCGGCCGAGTTCTTCGCGAACCCGCGCAGCGAGCGGGCCAAGGACTTCCTCTCCAAGATCCTCACGCACTGA
- a CDS encoding regulatory protein RecX, whose product MAGRRARTGRGWDASPPRTGDANTPPPPRRGRRGRAEEPDTEATPAPPRDEAEVAREICLRQLAVRPRTRAELAGALAKRGISEEIAEQVLDRYDEVGIVDDAAFARAWVSSRHTGRGLARRALANELRQRGVDGEVAGEALDEIDEETEAETARALVDRKLRTARGEPDAVFRRLVGMLARKGYPAGVAIRAVKDALAAQSAEAAEFAEHIDADALADAENDLDQTTRPLD is encoded by the coding sequence GTGGCAGGACGACGCGCCCGTACGGGGCGGGGCTGGGACGCCAGCCCGCCCCGCACGGGTGACGCGAACACTCCACCCCCGCCCCGTCGCGGTCGCCGGGGCCGGGCCGAGGAGCCCGACACCGAGGCGACGCCCGCGCCGCCTCGCGACGAGGCCGAGGTGGCCCGGGAGATCTGCCTCCGGCAGCTCGCGGTCCGGCCGCGCACCCGCGCGGAGCTGGCCGGCGCCCTGGCGAAGCGGGGCATCTCCGAGGAGATCGCCGAACAGGTCCTCGACCGCTACGACGAGGTCGGCATCGTGGACGACGCCGCCTTCGCCCGGGCCTGGGTGAGCAGCCGGCACACCGGCCGCGGGCTGGCCCGGCGGGCGCTCGCCAACGAGCTGCGCCAGCGCGGCGTCGACGGCGAGGTGGCCGGCGAGGCCCTCGACGAGATCGACGAGGAGACCGAGGCGGAGACCGCCCGGGCCCTGGTGGACCGGAAGCTGCGCACCGCCCGGGGCGAGCCCGACGCCGTGTTCCGCCGCCTGGTCGGCATGCTGGCCCGCAAGGGCTACCCGGCCGGCGTGGCCATCCGGGCGGTCAAGGACGCGCTGGCCGCGCAGAGCGCCGAGGCGGCCGAGTTCGCCGAGCACATCGACGCCGACGCCCTCGCCGACGCCGAGAACGACCTCGACCAGACGACCCGCCCCCTTGACTGA
- a CDS encoding amino acid ABC transporter permease, whose amino-acid sequence MHVFADPTNLDAYLSGFLWILKLTGASAVLALVLGVLLAAFRVSPVPVLRGFGAAWVNIFRNTPLTLIIFFCYFGLYSTLGVGLSDDLNLNNFWLGVVGLSVYTAAFVCEAVRSGVNTVPAGQAEAARAIGLTFFQTLRIVVLPQAGRAVVAPLGSVLIALCKNATIVGTIGLMEASSVMKDLINSNGDAVIPIFLVFAGTFAAILVPTGYFFGWLANRLAVKR is encoded by the coding sequence ATGCACGTATTCGCTGATCCGACCAACCTCGACGCCTACCTGTCGGGCTTTCTCTGGATCCTCAAGCTGACCGGCGCGTCGGCGGTCCTCGCGCTGGTGCTCGGCGTGCTCCTCGCCGCGTTCCGGGTCTCCCCGGTTCCGGTGCTGCGGGGCTTCGGCGCGGCCTGGGTCAACATCTTCCGCAACACGCCGCTGACGCTGATCATCTTCTTCTGCTACTTCGGCCTCTACTCGACGCTGGGCGTGGGCCTCTCCGACGACCTGAACCTGAACAACTTCTGGCTCGGGGTGGTCGGCCTGTCGGTCTACACCGCCGCGTTCGTCTGCGAGGCCGTCCGCTCGGGCGTCAACACCGTGCCGGCCGGTCAGGCCGAGGCGGCCCGGGCGATCGGGCTGACCTTCTTCCAGACCCTGCGCATCGTGGTCCTGCCCCAGGCCGGGCGGGCCGTGGTGGCCCCGCTGGGCAGCGTGCTCATCGCGCTGTGCAAGAACGCCACGATCGTCGGCACCATCGGCCTGATGGAGGCGTCCAGCGTGATGAAGGACCTGATCAACAGCAACGGCGACGCCGTGATCCCGATCTTCCTGGTCTTCGCCGGCACCTTCGCCGCGATCCTCGTCCCGACCGGCTACTTCTTCGGCTGGCTGGCCAACCGACTGGCGGTGAAGCGCTGA
- a CDS encoding acyl-CoA dehydrogenase family protein — translation MEQHLYEPVHEEFRDLCRQFLAREAVPHHDRWEADGIVDREVWRTAGAAGLLGMDVDPEHGGGGQRDFRFNAVLDEEIIAAGCTGLGFGLHNDVVAPYLTELTTDDQRKRWLPGFCSGDLVTAIAMSEPGAGSDLAGIRTSAVRDGDSWVLNGQKTFITNGELADLVVVVAKTAPDQGAHGVSLIVVETGTPGFGRGRRLAKVGLKANDTAELFFDDCRVPAENLIGTENHGFYHLMANLPRERLSIAVAAVAAAEKLLALTLDYARSREAFGRPIGRFQHNRFLLAELDTEVTIARTFVNHCVAEYNAGRLSVTDAAKAKWWTTELQNKVADRCVQLHGGYGFMLEYPVAKAWLDSRVQTIYGGTTEIMKEIIGRGLGL, via the coding sequence ATGGAGCAGCACCTGTACGAACCCGTCCACGAAGAGTTCCGGGACCTGTGCCGTCAGTTCCTCGCCCGGGAGGCCGTGCCGCACCACGACCGCTGGGAGGCCGACGGGATCGTCGACCGGGAGGTGTGGCGCACGGCGGGCGCGGCCGGGCTGCTCGGCATGGACGTGGACCCCGAGCACGGCGGCGGTGGGCAGCGGGACTTCCGGTTCAACGCGGTGCTCGACGAGGAGATCATCGCGGCCGGCTGCACCGGGCTGGGCTTCGGGCTGCACAACGACGTGGTGGCCCCGTACCTGACCGAGCTGACCACCGACGACCAGCGCAAGCGCTGGCTGCCGGGCTTCTGCTCCGGCGACCTGGTCACCGCCATCGCCATGAGCGAGCCGGGGGCGGGCAGCGACCTGGCCGGCATCCGCACGAGCGCGGTCCGCGACGGCGACAGCTGGGTGCTCAACGGGCAGAAGACGTTCATCACCAACGGCGAGCTGGCCGACCTCGTGGTGGTGGTCGCCAAGACCGCCCCCGACCAGGGCGCGCACGGGGTGAGCCTCATCGTGGTGGAGACCGGCACGCCCGGCTTCGGCCGGGGCCGGCGGCTGGCCAAGGTCGGCCTCAAGGCCAACGACACAGCCGAGCTGTTCTTCGACGACTGCCGGGTGCCGGCGGAGAACCTCATCGGCACCGAGAACCACGGCTTCTACCACCTGATGGCCAACCTGCCCCGCGAGCGGCTGAGCATCGCGGTGGCCGCGGTGGCGGCGGCGGAGAAACTGCTCGCGCTCACCCTCGACTACGCCCGCTCGCGGGAGGCGTTCGGCCGGCCGATCGGGCGGTTCCAGCACAACCGGTTCCTCCTGGCCGAGCTGGACACCGAGGTCACCATCGCGCGGACCTTCGTCAACCACTGCGTGGCCGAGTACAACGCCGGCCGGCTCTCGGTGACCGACGCGGCGAAGGCCAAGTGGTGGACCACCGAGCTGCAGAACAAGGTGGCCGACCGTTGCGTGCAGCTGCACGGCGGCTACGGCTTCATGCTGGAGTACCCGGTCGCGAAGGCCTGGCTGGACAGCCGGGTGCAGACGATCTACGGCGGCACCACCGAGATCATGAAGGAGATCATCGGCCGGGGGCTCGGCCTGTAG
- the recA gene encoding recombinase RecA encodes MAAGPDREKALDLALAQIDKQFGKGSVMRLGERPVVQTAVIPTSSIALDVALGVGGLPRGRVVEIYGPESSGKTTVALHAVANAQRAGGIAAFIDAEHALDPEYAKALGVDTDALLVSQPDTGEQALEIADMLVRSGAIDIIVIDSVAALVPRAEIEGEMGDSHVGLQARLMSQALRKITGVLNNTGTTAIFINQLREKIGVMFGSPETTTGGRALKFYASVRLDVRRIESLKDGTDVVGNRTRVKVVKNKVAAPFKQAEFDIMYGKGISREGSLIDVGVEQAIIRKSGAWYTYDGDQLGQGKEKAREFLRENPDVAAEIEKKILEKLGVGTGAGDAAGGPDLPPVDF; translated from the coding sequence ATGGCGGCAGGGCCGGACCGGGAGAAGGCACTCGACCTTGCTCTCGCTCAGATCGACAAGCAGTTCGGCAAGGGTTCGGTGATGCGGCTGGGGGAGCGGCCCGTCGTGCAGACGGCCGTCATCCCGACCAGCTCCATCGCGCTCGACGTGGCGCTCGGCGTGGGCGGCCTGCCCCGCGGCCGGGTCGTCGAGATCTACGGCCCGGAGTCCAGCGGTAAGACCACGGTCGCCCTGCACGCGGTGGCCAACGCCCAGCGGGCCGGCGGCATCGCCGCCTTCATCGACGCCGAGCACGCGCTCGACCCGGAGTACGCGAAGGCCCTCGGCGTCGACACCGACGCCCTGCTGGTCTCCCAGCCGGACACCGGCGAGCAGGCGCTGGAGATCGCCGACATGCTGGTCCGCTCCGGCGCCATCGACATCATCGTGATCGACTCGGTGGCCGCCCTGGTGCCGCGCGCCGAGATCGAGGGCGAGATGGGCGACAGCCACGTGGGTCTCCAGGCCCGGCTCATGAGCCAGGCGCTCCGGAAGATCACCGGCGTGCTCAACAACACCGGCACCACGGCGATCTTCATCAACCAGCTCCGCGAGAAGATCGGCGTGATGTTCGGCAGCCCGGAGACCACGACCGGTGGTCGGGCGCTGAAGTTCTACGCCTCGGTCCGGCTCGACGTGCGCCGCATCGAGAGCCTCAAGGACGGCACCGACGTGGTCGGTAACCGCACCCGGGTCAAGGTCGTGAAGAACAAGGTCGCCGCGCCGTTCAAGCAGGCCGAGTTCGACATCATGTACGGCAAGGGCATCTCCCGCGAGGGCTCGCTGATCGACGTCGGCGTGGAGCAGGCGATCATCCGCAAGTCCGGCGCCTGGTACACCTACGACGGCGACCAGCTCGGCCAGGGCAAGGAGAAGGCCCGCGAGTTCCTCCGGGAGAACCCGGACGTGGCGGCCGAGATCGAGAAGAAGATCCTGGAGAAGCTCGGCGTCGGCACCGGCGCGGGCGACGCCGCCGGCGGGCCGGACCTGCCGCCGGTCGACTTCTGA
- the rny gene encoding ribonuclease Y: MTAFNVVILVVVLLLVVVVVGAVLFGVRTLRRLSLAPAPEDPAFIAEKDRQEQSLAALRSAADEANSTIDVAKSAAAAARAEAAAAKAEAKAARAEARRVLDDARAEADTVLERAHRQAEADAEQLRATARRSGEREVAVLAATTREQAAEVERRAARMDERERLHTEEVERLAERERQLTAASAALAAREAALVEREQALAEAEEQRRRELERVAGLTADTARAELVESIEGQAKREAALLVREIEADARNTAEQRARHIVVDAIQRVASEQTAESVVSVLHLPGDEMKGRIIGREGRNIRAFESVTGVNLIIDDTPEAVLLSCFDPVRREVGRLTLEKLVLDGRIHPHRIEEVYDLARHEVEELCHRAAEDALVEVGITEIHPELVTLLGRLRYRTSYGQNVLKHLVETAHIAGIMAAELRLDVPTIKRCAFLHDIGKALTHEVEGSHAIIGADLARKYGESEDVVHAIEAHHNEVPPQTIEAVLTQASDACSGGRPGARRESLEAYVKRLERIEEIAAGKLGVEKVFAMQAGREIRVMVKPEDVDDIGAAVLARDVAKQIEEELTYPGQIRVTVVRESRVTEIAR, translated from the coding sequence ATGACCGCCTTCAACGTCGTCATCCTGGTCGTGGTGCTGCTGCTCGTCGTGGTGGTGGTCGGCGCCGTCCTGTTCGGCGTGCGCACCCTGCGGCGGCTCAGCCTCGCCCCGGCCCCGGAGGATCCGGCCTTCATCGCCGAGAAGGACCGCCAGGAGCAGTCCCTGGCGGCCCTGCGCAGCGCCGCCGACGAGGCGAACAGCACCATCGACGTGGCGAAGTCGGCCGCCGCCGCGGCCCGCGCCGAGGCGGCCGCCGCCAAGGCCGAGGCGAAGGCGGCCCGGGCCGAGGCGCGGCGGGTGCTCGACGACGCCCGGGCCGAGGCCGACACGGTGCTGGAGCGGGCGCACAGGCAGGCCGAGGCGGACGCCGAGCAGCTTCGCGCCACCGCCCGGCGCAGCGGCGAGCGGGAGGTGGCGGTGCTCGCCGCGACCACCCGGGAGCAGGCCGCCGAGGTCGAGCGGCGGGCCGCCCGGATGGACGAGCGGGAGCGGCTGCACACCGAGGAGGTGGAGCGGCTCGCCGAGCGGGAGCGGCAGCTCACCGCCGCCAGCGCCGCGCTCGCGGCGCGGGAGGCCGCCCTGGTGGAGCGGGAGCAGGCGCTCGCCGAGGCGGAGGAGCAGCGCCGCCGGGAGCTGGAGCGGGTGGCCGGCCTGACCGCCGACACGGCCCGGGCCGAGCTGGTCGAGTCCATCGAGGGGCAGGCCAAGCGGGAGGCCGCGCTGCTGGTCCGGGAGATCGAGGCCGACGCGCGGAACACCGCCGAGCAGCGCGCCCGGCACATCGTGGTCGACGCCATCCAGCGGGTCGCCAGCGAGCAGACCGCGGAGAGCGTGGTCAGCGTCCTGCACCTGCCCGGGGACGAGATGAAGGGGCGGATCATCGGCCGGGAGGGGCGCAACATCCGCGCCTTCGAGTCGGTCACCGGGGTCAACCTGATCATCGACGACACGCCCGAGGCGGTCCTGCTCTCCTGCTTCGACCCGGTACGCCGGGAGGTCGGCCGGCTCACCCTGGAGAAGCTGGTGCTGGACGGCCGGATCCACCCGCACCGGATCGAGGAGGTCTACGACCTGGCCCGGCACGAGGTCGAGGAGCTCTGCCACCGGGCCGCCGAGGACGCCCTGGTCGAGGTCGGCATCACCGAGATCCACCCGGAGCTGGTCACCCTGCTGGGCCGGCTGCGCTACCGGACGTCGTACGGGCAGAACGTGCTCAAGCACCTCGTGGAGACCGCGCACATCGCCGGGATCATGGCCGCCGAGCTGCGTCTGGACGTGCCCACCATCAAGCGTTGCGCCTTCCTGCACGACATCGGCAAGGCGCTCACCCACGAGGTGGAGGGCAGCCACGCCATCATCGGCGCCGACCTGGCCCGCAAGTACGGGGAGAGCGAGGACGTGGTGCACGCCATCGAGGCGCACCACAACGAGGTGCCGCCGCAGACCATCGAGGCGGTGCTCACCCAGGCGTCGGACGCCTGCTCCGGCGGGCGGCCGGGGGCGCGGCGGGAGAGCCTGGAGGCGTACGTGAAGCGGCTGGAGCGGATCGAGGAGATCGCGGCCGGCAAGCTCGGCGTCGAGAAGGTCTTCGCCATGCAGGCCGGCCGCGAGATCCGGGTGATGGTCAAGCCGGAGGACGTGGACGACATCGGCGCGGCGGTGCTGGCCCGGGACGTGGCCAAGCAGATCGAGGAGGAGCTGACCTACCCCGGTCAGATCCGAGTGACAGTGGTCCGCGAGTCCCGGGTCACCGAGATCGCCCGCTGA
- a CDS encoding MFS transporter, with the protein MATDLTTPAPSRLDVAPIQRRTVRLLFLTQIIGGIGVTIGISVGALLAARVAGTALAGVAQSAGVVGAALLAVPVTRIMAARGRRPGLVTAYLVGAVGGVLVVVSTVLHLVPLLFLGMLLFGGGTAANLQARYTAVDLAEPARRGRQLSLVVWATTIGAVAAPNFAALADATTRGWGLPALAGPFAFSAAAFVLAAAVLAVLLRPDPLLTARRLAAESPADPGAAPGSSARRRGGMVAAWGTVRDRPAARLGIAAVAVGHLVMVAVMSMTPVRLGESHSDADVLRVVGIVLSLHIAGMYALSPLVGWLTDRLGRRPVILGGVALLLAACAVAGTAGHHTPLLSVGLALLGLGWSGTMVAGSTLLSESVPTADRPGVQGLSDLVMGLAGAGAAAASGFVMRAAGYPTLTLLAAIAVVPLVALALRPAPVGAPEELGRPADGVPVKLRRPSDDLRDKEE; encoded by the coding sequence ATGGCCACCGACCTGACCACGCCGGCCCCGAGCCGGCTCGACGTCGCCCCGATCCAGCGGCGCACCGTCCGGCTGCTCTTCCTCACCCAGATCATCGGCGGCATCGGCGTCACCATCGGCATCTCGGTCGGCGCGCTGCTCGCCGCCCGGGTCGCCGGCACCGCCCTGGCCGGGGTGGCGCAGAGCGCCGGGGTGGTCGGCGCCGCGCTGCTCGCCGTGCCGGTCACCCGGATCATGGCGGCCCGGGGGCGGCGGCCGGGGCTGGTCACCGCGTACCTGGTCGGGGCGGTCGGTGGCGTGCTCGTGGTGGTCTCCACCGTGCTGCACCTGGTGCCGCTGCTCTTCCTCGGCATGCTGCTCTTCGGCGGCGGCACGGCGGCCAACCTCCAGGCCCGCTACACGGCAGTGGACCTGGCCGAGCCGGCCCGCCGGGGGCGCCAGCTCTCGCTCGTCGTCTGGGCCACCACCATCGGCGCCGTGGCCGCGCCCAACTTCGCCGCGCTCGCCGACGCCACCACCCGCGGCTGGGGCCTGCCGGCGCTGGCCGGCCCGTTCGCCTTCAGCGCCGCCGCGTTCGTGCTGGCCGCCGCCGTGCTGGCGGTGCTGCTCCGGCCGGACCCCCTGCTCACCGCGCGCCGGCTGGCGGCCGAGAGCCCGGCCGACCCGGGCGCCGCGCCGGGCTCGTCGGCCCGGCGCCGCGGGGGCATGGTCGCGGCCTGGGGCACGGTACGCGACCGGCCCGCCGCCCGCCTGGGCATCGCCGCGGTCGCCGTGGGCCACCTCGTGATGGTCGCCGTGATGTCGATGACCCCGGTACGCCTCGGCGAGTCCCACTCCGACGCGGACGTGCTGCGGGTGGTCGGCATCGTGCTGAGCCTGCACATCGCCGGCATGTACGCGCTCTCCCCGCTGGTCGGCTGGCTCACCGACCGGCTGGGCCGGCGTCCGGTGATCCTCGGCGGGGTGGCCCTGCTGCTGGCCGCCTGCGCGGTCGCCGGCACCGCCGGGCACCACACGCCGCTGCTCTCGGTGGGTCTGGCCCTGCTCGGGCTGGGCTGGTCGGGCACCATGGTGGCCGGCTCGACGCTGCTGTCCGAGTCGGTGCCCACCGCCGACCGGCCCGGCGTGCAGGGCCTGTCCGACCTGGTCATGGGGCTGGCCGGGGCGGGCGCGGCGGCGGCGAGCGGGTTTGTCATGCGGGCCGCGGGTTATCCGACCCTGACCCTGCTGGCGGCGATCGCGGTGGTGCCGCTGGTGGCGCTAGCGTTGCGTCCGGCGCCGGTCGGTGCGCCGGAGGAACTCGGGCGTCCGGCGGACGGGGTGCCCGTCAAGCTCCGGCGTCCCTCGGACGACCTGCGCGACAAGGAGGAGTGA